In Gossypium hirsutum isolate 1008001.06 chromosome D06, Gossypium_hirsutum_v2.1, whole genome shotgun sequence, one genomic interval encodes:
- the LOC107960226 gene encoding nudix hydrolase 15, mitochondrial, whose translation MASSRSLNGGSLPFSSQRLLALAQQLSHYKPPPCSLDDGDEQERIIEETVGKVVSQVGVQESVTPIAQNPENFKPKRAAVLICLFEGDAGDLRVILTKRSSRLTTHSGEVSLPGGKAEEGDKDDIETATREAKEEIGLDPSLVNIVTVLEPFLSKHLLRVVPVIGILTDKKAFKPTPNPAEVDEVFDAPLEMFIKDENRTEEEREWMGEKYLLHFFEYETEKEKRKYIIWGLTAGVLVRAASLLYQQPPAFLEQNPKFKFPKIVDRNTVMR comes from the exons ATGGCTTCATCAAGATCGTTGAACGGTGGATCACTTCCATTTTCATCACAAAGACTCTTAGCCTTAGCTCAACAGCTCAGTCATTACAAGCCTCCACCTTGTTCCTTGGACGACGGCGACGAGCAGGAGCGAATCATCGAGGAAACCGTCGGAAAAGTTGTTTCACAAGTGGGTGTTCAAGAATCAGTGACCCCAATTGCCCAAAACCCTGAAAATTTTAAACCCAAAAGAGCTGCTGTTTTGATCTGTCTCTTTGAAGGAGATGCTGGGGATTTGCGTGTTATATTGACCAAAAGATCTTCGAGATTGACTACTCATTCTG GGGAAGTTTCATTGCCAGGTGGGAAAGCAGAGGAGGGTGACAAAGATGATATCGAAACAGCCACTCGAGAGGCTAAAGAAGAGATCGGGTTGGACCCTTCACTTGTGAATATCGTAACGGTTCTCGAACCATTTTTGTCCAAG CATCTCCTCAGAGTAGTTCCGGTCATTGGTATACTTACCGACAAAAAGGCATTCAAGCCAACACCAAACCCTGCAGAAGTCGACGAAGTATTCGATGCTCCCCTAGAAATGTTCATTAAG GACGAAAACCGAACCGAGGAAGAAAGAGAATGGATGGGGGAGAAGTATTTGCTTCACTTCTTTGAGTATGAAACTGAGAAGGAAAAAAGGAAGTATATAATATGGGGTTTAACTGCTGGGGTTCTGGTAAGAGCTGCTTCATTACTTTACCAGCAACCTCCTGCTTTTTTGGAACAAAATCCCAAGTTCAAGTTCCCTAAAATCGTTGACAGAAATACCGTCATGCGGTAA
- the LOC107960228 gene encoding nudix hydrolase 15, mitochondrial translates to MGSYKDPNHGSDDVVENLVQRLRLYKPTPVSDETQFSVKRAAVLVCIFQGNNGDLRVILTKRSSSLSSHSGEVALPGGKQEETDIDDIQTALREAKEEIGLEPSLVSVVTVLEPIVTKHRMIVVPVVGILSDTKAFDPCPCADEVEAIFDAPLEMFLKDENRWAEEKEWKGEKYLLHYFDYEAENGKYLIWAFTAGVLIRVASIVYQRPPAFLELRPRFWDMAITGDIPKP, encoded by the exons ATGGGTTCTTACAAGGATCCAAATCATGGATCTGATGATGTTGTTGAAAACTTAGTTCAAAGGCTTCGGCTTTATAAACCAACACCAGTTTCTGATGAAACACAGTTTTCCGTTAAAAGAGCAGCTGTTCTTGTCTGTATTTTCCAAGGCAACAATGGTGATCTTCGTGTCATCCTCACCAAACGTTCCTCTTCTCTGTCCTCTCACTcag GTGAAGTTGCATTGCCTGGTGGGAAACAAGAGGAAACTGATATTGATGATATACAGACTGCATTGAGAGAAGCCAAAGAAGAGATTGGCTTAGAACCTTCACTTGTCAGTGTTGTCACTGTCCTTGAACCGATTGTCACCAAG CATCGTATGATCGTCGTCCCTGTAGTGGGTATATTATCAGATACAAAGGCGTTCGATCCTTGTCCATGTGCAGACGAAGTGGAAGCGATATTTGACGCTCCTTTGGAAATGTTTCTCAAG GATGAAAACCGATGGGCGGAAGAGAAAGAATGGAAGGGAGAAAAGTATTTACTTCATTACTTCGATTACGAAGCGGAAAACGGAAAGTATTTGATATGGGCATTCACTGCAGGAGTCTTGATTAGGGTCGCTTCGATAGTTTACCAACGGCCACCGGCTTTTTTAGAGCTCCGGCCGAGATTTTGGGATATGGCTATTACCGGAGACATCCCTAAGCCGTGA
- the LOC107960224 gene encoding cyanidin 3-O-galactoside 2''-O-xylosyltransferase FGGT1: protein MADKTFHIAMYPWFALGHITPFVHLANKLAENGHKISFFLPAKTLRRVEAFNLQPNLVTFIPIIVPHVEGLPLGAETTNDVPFPLHPLIMTAMDCTEPDIEAYLRELKPHFVFFDFACWLPTLTRELGIKSVVYCVISSGTIGYLLSPARKIIERGLTGLDLLEPPKGFPSSSVKLRMYEAQGLAAVTTMDYGSGISFAGRHLKSFSDCDAIGFKTCKEIEGPYCEYIGKQFEKPMLYAGPVVPEPPKMALEERWERLLSNFEAKTLIFCTFGSECVLKKDQFQELVLGLELTGLPFLVALKPPTGAQTIESALPEGFQERVNGTGFIYGGWVPQQLILRHPSVGCFVTHCGSGSLAEAMVNDCQLVLVPHVGDQIINARLMAGDLRIGVEVEKSEKDGLFTKDDVNKAVKALMDGDSELGKEVRANHAKWKEFLLAPGLENYYINDFVMKLNNLM, encoded by the coding sequence ATGGCAGACAAAACCTTTCATATTGCAATGTATCCTTGGTTTGCCCTTGGCCATATTACTCCGTTTGTTCATTTGGCCAACAAACTAGCAGAGAATGGGCACAAAATTTCCTTCTTCTTGCCAGCCAAAACATTGCGCAGGGTTGAGGCTTTCAATCTCCAACCGAATCTCGTGACCTTCATTCCGATCATCGTTCCACATGTTGAAGGTTTGCCTCTTGGTGCCGAAACAACAAATGACGTTCCTTTCCCTTTGCATCCTCTCATTATGACTGCCATGGATTGCACAGAACCAGATATTGAAGCTTACCTTCGTGAACTCAAACcccattttgttttctttgatttCGCGTGTTGGTTGCCAACTTTGACTCGCGAGCTAGGCATCAAGTCTGTGGTCTATTGTGTCATTAGCTCCGGAACTATTGGTTATCTTCTTAGTCCTGCAAGAAAGATTATTGAAAGAGGTTTAACCGGCCTTGATCTCCTCGAGCCTCCAAAAGGTTTTCCATCTTCAAGTGTAAAGCTACGCATGTATGAAGCTCAAGGTTTAGCTGCTGTGACAACAATGGATTATGGAAGTGGTATTTCATTCGCAGGGCGCCATCTAAAGTCTTTTAGTGATTGTGATGCTATTGGTTTCAAGACATGCAAGGAGATAGAAGGGCCTTATTGTGAATATATTGGAAAACAATTTGAAAAGCCAATGCTTTATGCTGGTCCAGTAGTGCCAGAGCCACCAAAAATGGCCTTAGAAGAACGATGGGAAAGGTTATTAAGCAACTTTGAAGCCAAGACATTGATATTTTGTACCTTTGGGAGTGAATGTGTTCTAAAAAAGGATCAATTCCAAGAATTAGTTTTAGGCCTCGAGCTAACAGGTCTACCATTCCTAGTCGCCCTGAAACCACCAACGGGAGCTCAAACAATCGAGTCAGCCTTACCAGAAGGATTCCAAGAAAGAGTAAATGGAACAGGGTTCATATATGGAGGTTGGGTGCCACAACAACTAATCCTAAGGCACCCTTCCGTGGGGTGTTTCGTGACTCATTGTGGCTCGGGCTCTTTGGCAGAGGCTATGGTGAATGACTGTCAATTGGTGTTGGTACCCCATGTTGGGGACCAGATAATCAATGCAAGATTAATGGCCGGAGACTTGAGAATTGGAGTAGAGGTTGAGAAAAGTGAAAAAGATGGATTATTTACAAAGGACGACGTTAACAAGGCAGTAAAAGCTCTAATGGATGGTGATAGTGAGCTGGGGAAAGAGGTAAGAGCTAACCATGCTAAATGGAAAGAGTTTCTTTTAGCACCGGGGCTTGAAAATTACTACATCAATGAttttgttatgaaattgaataacTTGATGTAA
- the LOC121218690 gene encoding magnesium-chelatase subunit ChlI, chloroplastic gives MATILGPSSAAISASCGSLIYPSSKLVIPSISINTGSCSWKKFYGGIGIQGTKGKPQFHIAVTNVASEINSVQQAQKLGAKESQRPVYPFAAIVGQDEMKLCLLLNVIDPKIGGVMIMGDRGTGKSTTVRSLVDLLPEIKVVFGDPYNSDPEDPESMGIEVREKVTKGEELMITMIKINMVDLPLGATEDRVCGTIDIEKALTEGVKAFEPGLLAKANRGILDVDEVNLLDDHLVDVLLDSAASGWNTVEREGISISHPARFILIGSGNPEEGELRPQLLDRFGMHAQVGTVRDAELRVKIVEERARFDKNPKEFRDSYKAEQEKLQQQIASARSSLSSVQIDQDLKVKISQVCAELNVDGLRGDIVTNRAAKALAALKGRDCVTAEDIATVIPNCLRHRLRKDPLESIDSGLLVIEKFYEVFS, from the exons ATGGCTACCATACTAGGACCATCCTCCGCCGCAATCTCAGCATCTTGTGGGTCACTCATTTACCCTTCCTCAAAGCTTGTCATCCCCTCTATCTCCATTAACACCG GGTCTTGTTCTTGGAAGAAGTTTTATGGAGGGATTGGGATTCAAGGAACGAAGGGAAAGCCGCAATTTCATATCGCAGTTACTAATGTTGCCAGTGAAATTAACTCTGTTCAACAG GCTCAGAAGCTTGGTGCTAAAGAGAGTCAAAGACCAGTGTATCCATTTGCTGCAATAGTGGGACAAGATGAGATGAAATTATGTCTATTATTGAATGTAATTGATCCAAAAATTGGGGGTGTTATGATAATGGGTGATAGAGGAACAGGGAAATCCACAACTGTTCGGTCCTTGGTCGATTTATTGCCTGAAATCAAGGTTGTTTTCGGTGATCCTTATAATTCTGACCCCGAAGATCCCGAATCAATGGGTATAGAAGTTAGAGAGAAGGTTACGAAAGGGGAGGAATTGATGATTACGATGATTAAAATCAACATGGTCGATTTGCCGTTAGGTGCTACCGAAGATAGGGTATGTGGAACCATCGATATCGAGAAAGCCCTCACTGAGGGCGTCAAAGCATTCGAGCCAGGTCTTCTTGCTAAAGCAAATCGTGGGATTCTTGATGTTGATGAAGTTAATCTTTTAGATGATCACTTGGTGGATGTTCTTTTAGATTCTGCTGCCTCGGGTTGGAATACGGTCGAGAGAGAAGGTATTTCAATTTCGCATCCTGCACGGTTTATTCTAATTGGTTCAGGTAATCCGGAAGAAGGAGAGCTTAGACCGCAACTTCTTGATCGATTCGGAATGCATGCTCAAGTCGGGACCGTAAGGGATGCTGAACTCCGAGTCAAGATCGTGGAGGAAAGAGCTCGGTTTGACAAAAACCCGAAAGAATTCCGGGATTCTTACAAGGCAGAGCAAGAGAAGCTCCAACAACAGATTGCTTCGGCTCGGAGTTCTCTTTCTTCGGTTCAGATTGATCAAGATCTAAAGGTTAAAATATCTCAGGTTTGTGCCGAGTTGAATGTCGACGGATTGAGAGGAGATATCGTGACTAATAGAGCCGCGAAAGCTCTTGCTGCTCTAAAAGGAAGAGACTGTGTCACTGCAGAAGATATCGCCACCGTTATACCGAACTGTTTGCGACACCGCCTTCGTAAGGATCCTTTGGAGTCGATTGACTCCGGTTTACTTGTTATCGAGAAATTCTACGAGGTTTTTAGCTAA
- the LOC107960225 gene encoding apoptosis inhibitor 5-like protein API5, giving the protein MTDSSDEAKQIEKLYEFGERLNEAKDKSQNVKDYEGVIDATKTSLKAKQLAAQLIPRFFKFFPNLSSRALNAHFDLIEEEDLAVRVQAIRGLPLFCKDTKEYISKIVDILGQLLTADEIVERDAVHKALMSVLRQDVKESLTALFKHIWNVEEPSQDDTIRDKVLCFIRDKVFPLKTDLLRPPEEMERHITDLIKKSLGDVTGAEFRMFMDFLKSLSIFGEKAPPERLKELIGIIEGQADLDAQFDVSDADHIDRLISCLFMAIPFFVRGAPGSKFLNYLNKHIIPVFDKLPEERKLDLLKALAEISPYTTPQDSRQVLPSVVQLLKKYMPRRKTGEETNFTYVECLLFSFHHLAHKAPNASNSLCGYKIVTGQPSDRLGEDFSEYYKDFTERLSSVEDLTRATIKKLTQGMAEHNKTMAAAKSDEAKDNIKTLKQNTTTGLRTCNNILVMTKPLHLKTPAFIGDKSVNLSWKEAIKPSALSTTTATGVKRPAAGSGSNNLAIKKGHGAGNMQNQLVNRALEGISYGGSGGRGRGRGWGRRGRGRGYR; this is encoded by the exons ATGACTGACTCTTCCGACGAAGCCAAGCAAATCGAGAAGCTCTATGAGTTCGGCGAACGCCTCAACGAAGCTAAGGATAAGTCTCAG AATGTGAAAGATTACGAAGGAGTCATCGATGCAACGAAAACAAGCTTAAAGGCGAAACAATTAGCTGCTCAGCTAATACCTCGCTTTTTCAAGTTCTTCCCTAACTTATCCAGCCGTGCTCTCAATGCACATTTCGATTTGATTGAAGAAGAAGATTTAGCG gtTCGAGTGCAAGCGATTCGTGGGCTTCCTTTGTTTTGTAAGGATACAAAGGAGTACATTTCTAAAATAGTAGACATTTTAGGGCAACTCCTTACTGCTG ATGAGATTGTGGAGCGTGATGCTGTTCATAAAGCCTTAATGTCTGTATTAAGGCAGGATGTGAAGG AGTCCTTGACAGCACTATTCAAGCACATTTGGAATGTTGAGGAACCAAGTCAAGATGACACCATTCGTGACAAGGTTTTGTGCTTTATACGAGATAAG GTTTTTCCTCTTAAAACTGATCTCTTGAGACCCCCAGAGGAAATGGAAAGGCACAtaactgatttaattaaaaaG AGTTTAGGAGATGTAACTGGAGCTGAATTCAGGATGTTTATGGACTTTTTAAAAAGTTTGAGCATATTTGGGGAGAAAGCTCCTCCTGAGCGCTTGAAGGAACTTATTGGAATAATTGAAGGGCAGGCTGATTTAGATGCACAATTTGAC GTCTCTGATGCAGATCATATTGATAGGTTGATATCGTGTCTGTTCATGGCTATTCCATTTTTTGTG AGGGGTGCACCTGGCAGCAAGTTTCTCAACTACTTAAACAAACACATTATACCTGTTTTTGATAAG CTTCCCGAGGAACGGAAGCTGGATTTGCTCAAAGCTTTAGCAGAAATTTCTCCTTACACAACACCACAGGATTCTCGCCAGGTTCTTCCTTCTGTTGTTCAGCTTTTAAAG aaGTATATGCCTCGGAGGAAGACTGGTGAAGAAACAAACTTTACCTATgttgaatgcttgttgttttCATTCCACCATTTAGCTCACAag GCTCCTAATGCTTCAAATAGTCTTTGTGGATACAAGATTGTCACTGGTCAACCATCAGATAGACTGGGGGAGGACTTCTCAGAGTATTATAAGGACTTCACTGAGAG ATTGAGTAGTGTCGAAGACCTAACTAGGGCCACAATTAAGAAATTAACTCAGGGAATGGCTGAGCACAATAAGACAATGGCAGCTGCTAAATCTGATGAAGCAAAGGATAACATT AAAACGCTAAAGCAAAATACCACAACCGGATTGCGTACCTGCAATAACATTTTAGTTATGACAAAG CCATTACATTTGAAAACACCTGCATTTATCGGAGATAAGAGCGTCAACCTTTCTTGGAAAGAAGCCATAAAACCTTCAGCGCTGTCCACCACAACTGCAACCGG GGTGAAGCGACCTGCTGCCGGTAGTGGTTCCAATAATTTGGCAATAAAGAAAGGCCATGGAGCCGGTAACATGCAAAACCAGCTTGTTAATAGAGCATTGGAAGGCATATCTTACGGCGGGAGTGGTGGAAGAGGCAGGGGTAGGGGTTGGGGAAGACGTGGAAGAGGAAGAGGTTACCGGTAG
- the LOC107960229 gene encoding protein trichome birefringence-like 38: MSKKETLKNLPPPKKMGFNSQISFYFFFFFFITSLDFIQETNASEYNESRLLMKGCNLFQGKWVFDPSYPFYLPSKCPFVDPEFDCHGRPDKQYLKYAWKPDACSLPRFNGASFLGKWRGKKIMFVGDSLSLNMWESLVCMIHASVPNSKTTYVRRDPLSFVNFEEYGVTLYVYRTPYLVDIVREKVGAVLHLNSINGGKAWKGMDVLIFNSWHWWTHKGKSQAWDYIRDGSALHKDMNRLLAYYKGLSTWAKWVDTNVDTTKTKVFFQGISPTHYEGREWNQPKRSCNGELQPLSGSKYPVGAPPAAAIVNTILRKMMKPVYLLDITTLSQLRKDAHPSTYSGDHSGNDCSHWCLPGLPDSWNQLLYAALLV, encoded by the exons atgTCCAAAAAAGAAACTCTCAAAAAtctcccccccccaaaaaaaatggGTTTCAATTCCCAAATCTCattctacttcttcttcttcttctttataaCTTCTCTTGATTTCATTCAAGAAACAAATGCAAGTGAATACAATGAGAGTAGATTATTAATGAAGGGATGCAATTTGTTTCAAGGGAAATGGGTTTTCGATCCTTCTTACCCTTTTTATCTTCCTTCTAAATGTCCTTTTGTAGATCCTGAATTTGATTGCCATGGCCGACCTGATAAACAGTACCTTAAATATGCTTGGAAACCTGATGCTTGTAGCTTGCCAAG ATTTAATGGAGCGAGTTTTCTGGGAAAATGGAGGGGAAAGAAAATAATGTTTGTGGGTGACTCGCTGAGTTTGAACATGTGGGAATCGTTGGTTTGTATGATTCATGCGTCGGTGCCCAATTCCAAGACTACGTATGTCAGAAGGGACCCTTTGTCTTTTGTTAATTTTGAG GAATATGGAGTGACCCTATATGTATATAGAACACCATACTTAGTGGATATAGTTAGAGAAAAAGTAGGTGCAGTGCTTCATCTAAACTCTATCAATGGCGGCAAAGCATGGAAAGGAATGGACGTTCTGATTTTCAACAGCTGGCATTGGTGGACTCACAAAGGCAAATCTCAAGC ATGGGATTATATTAGAGATGGATCAGCCTTACACAAAGACATGAACCGACTTCTAGCATATTACAAAGGGCTAAGCACATGGGCTAAGTGGGTTGACACCAATGTTGACACTACCAAGACCAAGGTCTTTTTTCAAGGCATTTCTCCCACCCATTACGA GGGCAGAGAATGGAACCAACCAAAAAGGAGCTGCAATGGAGAATTACAGCCATTATCAGGCTCTAAATACCCGGTCGGTGCCCCGCCGGCCGCCGCCATCGTCAACACAATCCTTAGGAAGATGATGAAACCGGTTTACTTGCTCGACATTACGACGTTGTCGCAGCTGAGAAAAGATGCTCATCCCTCCACTTACAGCGGGGATCATTCCGGGAACGATTGTAGCCATTGGTGTCTCCCTGGATTGCCTGATTCATGGAACCAGCTTTTATATGCTGCTCTGCTTGTGTGA